One region of Polynucleobacter paneuropaeus genomic DNA includes:
- the thiD gene encoding bifunctional hydroxymethylpyrimidine kinase/phosphomethylpyrimidine kinase: MKALLPTSVQIPKILTIAGSDSGGGAGVQADLKVITALGGYGMSVITAITAQNTLGVTAIQDVDLAVIEAQIDAVLNDIGADSIKIGMLASPEIVQVVANSLRKHDITRIILDPVLRATSGASLGGDDTAQAMMKELFPMASLVTPNLEEASLLLGRDISHVDDFKSAAEKLLALGPQAVLIKGGHLDSAHTQLTDYLMWRSIEDDLEIIQVKEFKHPRVNTENTHGTGCSLSAAIATYFADGHDLPHAVGKAIAYVEAGLQAGRFLSIGEGPGPLWPMFEFYPTALPLEDQ, encoded by the coding sequence ATGAAGGCACTTCTTCCGACTTCCGTCCAGATCCCTAAGATACTGACCATTGCTGGCTCTGACAGTGGTGGGGGTGCGGGGGTTCAGGCTGACCTCAAAGTCATTACCGCATTGGGTGGCTATGGAATGTCGGTCATTACTGCCATCACAGCCCAAAATACATTAGGTGTTACAGCGATTCAGGATGTTGACTTGGCCGTCATAGAAGCGCAAATCGATGCAGTCTTAAATGATATCGGTGCTGACTCAATCAAAATTGGGATGCTAGCCAGCCCAGAAATTGTCCAGGTGGTTGCCAACTCTTTACGTAAGCATGACATCACCAGAATTATTTTGGACCCTGTGCTGAGGGCAACGTCTGGAGCAAGCTTAGGTGGCGATGACACTGCTCAGGCCATGATGAAGGAATTATTTCCGATGGCAAGTTTAGTGACACCAAATTTAGAAGAAGCCTCTTTGCTATTAGGTCGCGATATTTCCCATGTTGATGACTTTAAATCTGCCGCCGAAAAATTATTAGCTTTAGGACCTCAGGCAGTTCTCATTAAGGGTGGTCATCTAGATTCTGCGCACACTCAACTCACGGATTATCTGATGTGGCGCAGTATTGAAGATGATTTAGAAATCATTCAAGTAAAAGAGTTTAAGCATCCGCGTGTCAATACTGAAAATACACACGGCACTGGTTGCTCCTTATCTGCAGCGATTGCGACCTATTTTGCTGATGGCCATGATCTGCCGCATGCTGTGGGAAAGGCTATTGCATACGTAGAGGCGGGTTTACAAGCCGGACGTTTTTTATCGATCGGTGAGGGGCCAGGACCACTTTGGCCGATGTTTGAGTTCTATCCAACTGCGTTACCGCTTGAAGACCAATAG
- a CDS encoding thiamine phosphate synthase has translation MSLVRDLADQIVAAHRTDDVTLPPPVYSLSSPPPRIDNEHAIDHYELAATLAAISMGFIELDATVLGKAWSRMVHHDGNFDPIKWPNRPEYFDLLPWTRIMNPKAFPECPKRLGLYGVMPDSEWIKRMVDAELPTVQLRLKSNDVKHIHTEIKQSIEAVKGSKTLLFINDYWQSAIELGAYGVHLGQEDLATADLDAIRNAGLRLGLSTHGYAEMVYADRFCPSYIAMGAVFPTTLKRMPTAPQGLGRLYKYAQLMQAYPLVAIGGIDESSMQAVAHSGVGSVAVVRAITGSDNPKATVKRLQELIKR, from the coding sequence ATGAGCTTGGTGCGCGACCTTGCTGATCAAATCGTGGCTGCACATCGCACCGATGATGTCACTCTGCCGCCTCCCGTCTACAGCCTAAGCTCACCACCACCGCGAATAGATAATGAGCATGCTATTGATCACTATGAGCTTGCTGCTACTTTGGCGGCGATATCAATGGGCTTTATAGAGCTTGATGCAACGGTGCTAGGGAAAGCATGGTCCAGAATGGTTCACCACGACGGAAATTTTGATCCGATCAAATGGCCCAATCGCCCTGAATATTTTGATTTACTGCCTTGGACCCGCATTATGAATCCCAAGGCATTTCCGGAATGTCCTAAGCGCTTAGGGCTTTATGGAGTCATGCCTGACTCAGAGTGGATTAAGCGAATGGTGGATGCAGAACTTCCAACCGTCCAACTCAGACTCAAGAGCAATGATGTAAAACACATCCATACAGAAATTAAACAATCTATTGAAGCTGTCAAAGGTAGTAAGACACTACTTTTCATTAACGACTATTGGCAAAGTGCAATTGAGTTAGGCGCCTATGGCGTGCATCTTGGTCAAGAAGATTTAGCCACTGCTGATCTCGATGCCATCAGAAATGCTGGGCTGCGCTTAGGTTTAAGTACCCACGGCTATGCCGAGATGGTTTATGCAGATCGTTTCTGCCCCAGCTATATTGCTATGGGGGCAGTTTTTCCAACGACACTCAAGCGGATGCCAACTGCACCTCAAGGCCTAGGCCGACTCTATAAGTATGCGCAATTAATGCAAGCTTATCCTTTAGTCGCTATTGGCGGAATTGACGAGAGCAGTATGCAGGCAGTTGCGCATAGCGGGGTGGGATCAGTAGCAGTAGTTAGAGCCATTACGGGATCAGATAATCCTAAAGCTACTGTTAAACGACTACAAGAATTAATCAAGCGCTAG
- a CDS encoding thiazole synthase: MNSIKEQRALSKDDLVLYGEHFSSRLLLGTSRYPSPQILEEAVLASQPAMITVSLRRQGSTVEQGKNAFWELLKKMSVPVLPNTAGCHSPQEVITTAQMAREVFETDWIKLELIGDDYTLQPDTLRLVETAKTLINDGFKVLPYCTEDLILCQRLVDVGCQAVMPWAAPIGTGQGPLNPYAMKLLRERLKVPLLVDAGLGLPSHACSVMEWGFDGVLLNTAVALADNPIDMAKAFAMATAAGRSAYLSGAMSAQESAQASTPLVGTPFWHQA, translated from the coding sequence ATGAATTCCATTAAAGAGCAACGCGCTTTGAGCAAGGATGATCTCGTTCTGTATGGCGAGCATTTTTCTAGTCGCTTGCTCTTGGGCACCTCGCGCTACCCTTCCCCGCAAATCTTAGAGGAAGCCGTTCTAGCTTCTCAGCCAGCAATGATTACTGTGAGCTTACGTCGTCAAGGCTCAACTGTAGAACAGGGAAAAAATGCTTTTTGGGAGCTACTTAAAAAGATGTCTGTTCCCGTATTGCCTAATACAGCTGGATGTCATAGTCCCCAAGAGGTCATCACAACAGCGCAAATGGCCAGGGAGGTTTTTGAAACGGACTGGATCAAACTCGAGTTAATAGGTGATGACTACACCTTGCAACCCGACACCCTCCGTTTGGTAGAAACCGCGAAGACACTGATCAATGATGGTTTCAAGGTACTGCCCTATTGCACTGAAGATCTCATCCTTTGCCAGCGCCTTGTCGATGTGGGCTGCCAAGCAGTAATGCCTTGGGCAGCTCCCATTGGCACTGGTCAAGGCCCACTCAATCCCTACGCCATGAAACTCCTGCGGGAACGCCTTAAAGTCCCCTTATTGGTTGATGCCGGTCTTGGCTTACCATCCCATGCTTGCTCTGTGATGGAATGGGGCTTTGATGGTGTTCTACTTAATACCGCTGTCGCTCTTGCTGATAACCCGATTGACATGGCTAAAGCCTTTGCAATGGCAACTGCAGCAGGTCGCTCAGCGTATTTATCGGGCGCTATGTCCGCCCAAGAATCTGCTCAAGCTAGCACCCCACTGGTAGGCACCCCTTTTTGGCATCAAGCCTAG
- the thiS gene encoding sulfur carrier protein ThiS: MRVMINQIEHLLPEGAKLEHALEALKAQPPFAVAINLQFIPKSNYDQCALVENDQIEVISPVTGG; the protein is encoded by the coding sequence ATGCGCGTAATGATCAATCAGATTGAACATTTACTGCCAGAGGGAGCAAAACTAGAGCACGCACTTGAGGCCCTAAAAGCACAACCCCCTTTTGCAGTAGCCATAAATTTGCAGTTCATTCCTAAATCGAATTATGACCAGTGCGCTCTAGTTGAAAATGATCAGATCGAGGTTATTTCGCCGGTCACTGGCGGCTAA
- a CDS encoding FAD-dependent oxidoreductase, with protein sequence MDSIAQGRFAIVGAGLMGRLLAVELAQAGGQVDLYDQGGPDAALSAARVAAAMLAPLAESAITENNVVNMGVHSLSRWPEIIAKLASPVFFQKNGSLILWHRQDANDAERFIKHLQKNQRSNPALTAPEMLDSARLLEIEPSVADRFNQGLYLPNEGQLDNRQLLNALAIELSTLPVNVYWHQTPEPQALEQSGRYDWVIDSRGLGAKSDWPEAKGNSLRGVRGEVIRLYAPEVNLLRPTRLIHPRYPIYIAPKENHIYVVGATEIESDDHSEMSVRSAMELLSAVYTVHSGFAEARILEMATQCRPTLKNNLPEVRIENGAGSTKRLSINGLYRHGFMIAPAILDSVIELLISGSSHTAKKLGLNVADTSMNQVAACA encoded by the coding sequence ATGGATTCTATAGCGCAGGGTCGATTCGCTATTGTTGGTGCCGGTTTGATGGGTCGTCTCCTGGCAGTCGAACTCGCCCAAGCTGGAGGCCAAGTTGATCTTTACGATCAAGGTGGTCCTGATGCTGCATTGTCTGCTGCCCGAGTCGCTGCAGCAATGCTTGCGCCTTTAGCTGAATCCGCCATCACCGAGAACAATGTCGTAAATATGGGCGTACACAGCTTGTCACGTTGGCCAGAAATCATCGCCAAATTGGCTAGTCCGGTGTTCTTTCAGAAAAATGGCAGTCTGATTTTGTGGCATCGACAAGATGCAAATGATGCAGAGCGTTTTATTAAGCATCTGCAGAAGAATCAACGCAGTAACCCAGCGCTTACTGCGCCAGAGATGCTCGATTCTGCGAGACTGCTGGAGATAGAGCCGAGCGTTGCCGATCGTTTTAATCAAGGTCTCTATTTACCCAATGAGGGCCAACTGGACAACCGGCAGTTACTCAATGCTTTAGCGATCGAACTATCTACCTTACCCGTCAATGTATATTGGCATCAAACACCTGAACCACAAGCCCTAGAGCAAAGTGGCCGATACGATTGGGTGATTGATTCTCGAGGCTTGGGTGCTAAATCAGATTGGCCAGAGGCCAAGGGTAACTCTCTGCGTGGGGTTCGCGGTGAAGTCATCCGTCTTTACGCGCCCGAAGTCAATTTACTAAGACCTACGCGCTTAATTCATCCACGTTATCCCATTTATATTGCGCCAAAAGAGAATCATATTTATGTTGTTGGTGCTACTGAGATCGAGTCTGATGATCATTCAGAAATGAGTGTACGTTCAGCAATGGAGTTGCTCAGCGCGGTTTATACCGTGCACAGCGGTTTTGCAGAAGCCCGTATTTTAGAGATGGCTACCCAATGTCGGCCGACTTTAAAGAACAACTTGCCCGAAGTCCGCATCGAGAACGGTGCCGGTTCCACCAAGCGTCTATCTATCAACGGCCTTTACCGTCATGGTTTTATGATTGCCCCAGCAATATTAGATAGCGTGATCGAATTATTAATCAGTGGTTCAAGTCATACGGCTAAGAAATTGGGTCTTAATGTTGCTGACACCTCCATGAATCAGGTGGCAGCATGCGCGTAA
- the thiC gene encoding phosphomethylpyrimidine synthase ThiC: MSSKNPKTKPEIPSLKSLERDFGQKFAYPASSKTYLAGSRSDIKAPVRMIDQFPTRVGEQMVPNPPIPVYDTSGPYSDPEIVINLEKGLPALRETWIDERNDTEQLTGPSSDYGVARSKDADTQHLRFAHIRAPRVAKAGQNVSQMYYARKGIVTPEMEYVALRESMGLEQLRKNPEYTQLLKQHPGKSYGANLPEIITGEFVRQEIAAGRAIIPANINHPELEPMIIGRNFRVKINGNLGNSAVTSSINEEVEKMVWSIRWGADTIMDLSTGKHIHETREWIIRNSPVPIGTVPIYQALDKTGGIAEDLTWEMFRDTLVEQAEQGVDYFTIHAGVLLRYVPLTADRITGIVSRGGSIMAKWCLAHHKENFLYTRFDEICEIMKAYDVSFSLGDGLRPGCIADSNDAAQFGELHTLGELTAKAWQQDVQVMIEGPGHVPMQRIEENMTEELKHCLEAPFYTLGPLITDIAPGYDHITSGIGAAQIGWYGTAMLCYVTPKEHLGLPDKEDVREGIITYKIAAHGADLAKGLPGAQIRDNALSKARFEFRWEDQFNLGLDPERAREYHDATLPAEGAKIAHFCSMCGPKFCSMKITQEVRDYAANLKAEGVDPNKGMEEKSIEFRKRGSEIYQ, from the coding sequence ATGAGCAGCAAGAACCCAAAAACAAAACCTGAAATTCCAAGCCTTAAGAGCCTCGAACGAGACTTTGGTCAAAAATTTGCCTATCCGGCATCCAGTAAAACCTATTTAGCAGGATCACGGTCTGATATCAAGGCTCCTGTGCGCATGATTGATCAGTTCCCTACCCGCGTTGGGGAGCAGATGGTCCCCAATCCTCCCATCCCGGTTTATGACACCTCTGGTCCTTATAGCGATCCTGAAATCGTCATCAACTTAGAAAAAGGCTTGCCAGCATTACGCGAGACTTGGATTGATGAACGCAATGACACAGAACAATTAACAGGACCCTCATCTGACTATGGAGTCGCTCGCTCGAAAGATGCAGATACACAGCACTTACGCTTTGCCCACATTCGCGCACCTCGAGTGGCTAAGGCTGGTCAAAATGTGAGCCAAATGTATTATGCTCGCAAGGGCATTGTTACCCCTGAAATGGAATACGTTGCCCTGCGTGAATCGATGGGTCTAGAGCAACTGCGGAAGAATCCAGAGTACACCCAATTATTAAAGCAGCATCCTGGCAAGAGTTATGGCGCCAATCTTCCAGAGATCATTACCGGTGAATTTGTCCGCCAAGAAATTGCTGCGGGTCGTGCCATTATTCCCGCCAATATTAATCACCCAGAACTAGAGCCCATGATTATTGGACGCAACTTCCGGGTCAAGATCAATGGCAATTTGGGTAACTCGGCAGTCACCTCTTCAATTAATGAAGAGGTCGAGAAAATGGTTTGGTCAATCCGTTGGGGTGCTGACACCATCATGGATTTATCTACCGGCAAACATATTCATGAAACCCGTGAATGGATTATTCGTAACTCTCCGGTACCGATCGGCACAGTACCGATCTACCAAGCACTAGATAAGACTGGTGGTATCGCAGAGGACCTCACTTGGGAAATGTTCCGCGATACCTTGGTAGAGCAAGCTGAACAAGGTGTGGACTATTTCACGATTCATGCGGGTGTATTGCTGCGTTATGTTCCGCTGACTGCTGACCGTATTACTGGCATTGTGTCGCGCGGTGGTTCAATCATGGCCAAATGGTGCCTGGCCCACCACAAAGAGAACTTTCTCTACACCAGATTTGATGAAATCTGCGAGATCATGAAGGCCTATGACGTTTCATTTAGTTTAGGAGATGGCCTGCGTCCTGGTTGTATCGCTGACTCTAATGATGCAGCCCAGTTTGGTGAATTGCATACCCTTGGTGAACTCACTGCTAAAGCCTGGCAGCAAGACGTGCAAGTGATGATTGAAGGTCCTGGCCACGTTCCAATGCAGCGCATTGAAGAAAATATGACCGAGGAATTAAAGCATTGCTTAGAAGCGCCCTTCTATACCTTAGGGCCATTGATCACCGATATTGCTCCAGGCTATGATCACATCACCAGCGGTATTGGTGCAGCCCAAATTGGTTGGTACGGCACAGCGATGCTCTGCTATGTCACGCCTAAAGAACACTTAGGTTTGCCAGACAAAGAAGATGTCCGCGAAGGCATCATCACTTATAAGATTGCTGCGCATGGAGCCGATCTAGCCAAGGGCTTACCTGGCGCACAGATTCGGGATAATGCCCTCTCCAAAGCCCGCTTTGAGTTCCGCTGGGAAGACCAATTTAATCTCGGCCTTGATCCTGAGCGTGCGCGTGAATATCACGATGCCACCCTACCAGCTGAAGGTGCCAAGATTGCCCACTTCTGCTCTATGTGCGGACCTAAATTCTGCTCAATGAAGATCACACAAGAAGTACGAGACTATGCTGCCAATCTCAAGGCAGAGGGAGTTGACCCAAATAAAGGCATGGAAGAGAAGTCAATTGAGTTTCGTAAACGCGGTAGCGAAATCTACCAATAA
- a CDS encoding NUDIX hydrolase gives MQKINDSTLAALEEMLQNSARSAPLDFLPIFFMGAHAEKQIIGHINPEFIAYIQDSLQEKKIAHIHIDHHGLFIDSASPFLISASLTELANRLRQAGFIPGWRNEEFAWIDHNGHAYFRLERAAFRTLGLRSTASHINGFTKEGNLWLGRRSESKRTDPGLLDNLAAGGIAADETPWVCAVRELWEEAGVPPQLANQITPAGKVHMRRPILGGGFHDEQLFIYDLALSSNFIPTNHDGEVSSFIEISLAEAAARILAEEFTTDAAFVTADFILRSNKSSFPS, from the coding sequence ATGCAAAAAATAAATGACAGCACCTTAGCTGCCTTAGAAGAAATGTTGCAAAATTCGGCGCGGTCCGCACCGCTGGATTTCTTGCCCATTTTTTTTATGGGTGCACATGCTGAAAAGCAAATCATTGGTCATATCAATCCCGAGTTCATTGCTTATATCCAAGACTCTTTGCAAGAGAAAAAAATTGCGCATATTCACATAGATCACCATGGCTTATTTATTGATAGCGCAAGTCCGTTTCTTATCTCCGCAAGCTTGACAGAGTTAGCTAATCGACTGCGCCAAGCTGGCTTTATACCCGGTTGGCGCAATGAAGAGTTTGCCTGGATTGATCACAATGGTCATGCCTACTTTCGCTTAGAGCGAGCCGCTTTTAGAACTCTGGGTTTGCGTAGCACTGCTAGTCATATCAACGGCTTTACCAAAGAAGGAAATTTGTGGCTTGGCCGCCGCAGTGAGAGCAAAAGAACCGATCCAGGTCTTTTAGATAATCTGGCTGCGGGCGGTATTGCTGCAGATGAAACACCCTGGGTTTGTGCTGTTCGAGAATTATGGGAAGAAGCTGGCGTCCCACCACAATTGGCCAACCAAATTACACCCGCGGGCAAAGTCCATATGCGCCGCCCTATTCTTGGGGGTGGTTTTCATGATGAGCAGCTGTTTATCTACGACCTTGCGCTTTCAAGCAACTTTATTCCTACCAATCATGATGGCGAGGTCAGCAGCTTTATTGAAATCTCCCTAGCCGAGGCAGCAGCCCGCATCTTGGCAGAGGAATTCACGACCGATGCCGCTTTTGTAACGGCTGACTTCATTTTGCGGAGCAACAAATCCAGTTTCCCCTCCTAA
- a CDS encoding MFS transporter: MVTLSMGIRHGFGLFNLPITIENGWGRGTFALTIALQNLIWGAFQPLTGALADRFGAFRIMLLGGLLYALGLAGMAVSSDVLNFTIAGGLLIGLAQTATTYSVVYGILGRNVPADKRVWAMGITAAAGSFGQFLMIPAEQALLSRFGPQDALLLLAIIASFMIPAAFLLREKNFVYTNTADDQTIRQALHEATSNPSYRYLTLGYFVCGFQVVFIAVHLAPYLKDMSQTYPAVGSPAIATTALALIGLFNVFGTYCAGIFGQRFPKRYLLSGIYLGRSIAIIAFLWIPLSPITVYIFSAVMGFLWLSTIPLTNGIVAQIFGVKYLSMLSGLIFFAHQLGSFSGAFLGGYLYDLTGSYSVVWNIAIGLGVLACLINLPVKEQALARNTHAELPA; the protein is encoded by the coding sequence ATGGTCACTCTCTCTATGGGTATTCGTCATGGATTTGGCTTATTTAATTTACCCATCACTATAGAAAATGGTTGGGGACGTGGCACATTTGCCCTCACAATTGCACTACAAAATTTAATTTGGGGCGCCTTCCAACCATTAACGGGTGCACTAGCTGATCGATTCGGCGCTTTCAGAATCATGCTCCTTGGTGGCCTGCTTTATGCCCTTGGCTTAGCAGGCATGGCTGTATCTAGCGATGTATTGAACTTCACGATTGCGGGTGGCCTTCTGATTGGTCTGGCGCAAACGGCGACAACCTATAGCGTGGTCTACGGAATTTTAGGCAGAAATGTGCCGGCTGATAAACGCGTCTGGGCAATGGGAATCACTGCTGCTGCAGGATCTTTTGGTCAGTTCTTGATGATTCCTGCTGAGCAGGCGCTCTTGAGTCGCTTTGGTCCACAAGATGCTCTCCTACTCTTGGCAATCATTGCAAGCTTCATGATTCCAGCTGCTTTTTTATTACGGGAGAAGAATTTTGTCTACACCAACACAGCTGACGATCAAACGATTCGACAAGCACTGCATGAGGCTACTAGTAATCCAAGCTATCGTTATTTAACTCTGGGTTATTTTGTCTGTGGCTTTCAGGTGGTTTTTATTGCGGTTCATTTAGCGCCTTACCTAAAGGATATGTCTCAAACTTATCCAGCAGTAGGATCACCAGCGATTGCAACCACCGCCCTCGCCTTGATTGGATTGTTTAACGTCTTTGGTACTTACTGCGCAGGGATTTTCGGTCAGCGCTTTCCTAAGCGCTACTTACTTTCTGGAATTTATCTAGGCAGATCAATTGCCATCATTGCTTTTTTATGGATTCCACTCTCACCCATCACTGTTTATATTTTTTCTGCCGTGATGGGTTTCCTATGGCTTTCTACCATTCCACTTACTAACGGCATTGTTGCGCAGATCTTTGGGGTTAAATACCTAAGCATGCTCTCAGGTCTGATTTTCTTTGCCCATCAATTGGGTAGCTTCTCTGGCGCTTTTTTGGGTGGCTATTTATATGACCTGACGGGGTCTTATAGTGTGGTTTGGAATATTGCGATTGGGCTTGGCGTATTAGCATGCCTAATTAACCTCCCCGTTAAAGAACAAGCCCTAGCACGAAACACTCACGCGGAACTCCCCGCATGA
- a CDS encoding CaiB/BaiF CoA transferase family protein translates to MGALSHIRVLDLSRVLAGPWCTQNLADLGADVIKVEKPGVGDDTRHWGPPFAKDAQGKDSSETAYFIAMNRNKRSITVDISTPEGQDIIRKLVAESDVLIENYKVSQLVKYGLDYAALQKIKPDLIYCSITGFGQTGPYANRPGYDMIVEGMGGFMSVTGEAENVPGASPQKAGVPIADILTGMYATNAIMAALMYRDRTGEGQCIDMALLDTQIAVMANAASAYLCSGEIPQRLGNTSATIVPYQTFPTSDSWIIVAAGNNSQFKHFVTVGGQAQLADDPRFHDNPERVKHRDQLIPLLEAMTRHKTKAQWIDLLEEAKVPCGPINNFKEVFEDPQVMARGIELTVPHPALGQMKLVASPMHLSKSPVQYKMPPPMLGQHTREVLQERLQLDAQAIEKLYDKGVL, encoded by the coding sequence ATGGGTGCCTTAAGTCATATTCGTGTTTTAGACCTGAGCCGGGTCCTCGCTGGACCTTGGTGCACCCAAAATTTGGCTGACCTTGGCGCCGATGTCATCAAGGTAGAAAAACCTGGGGTTGGAGACGATACCCGCCATTGGGGGCCGCCCTTTGCTAAAGATGCGCAGGGTAAAGATAGTAGTGAGACGGCTTATTTCATCGCCATGAATCGGAATAAACGCTCAATCACCGTCGATATCAGTACACCCGAGGGGCAAGACATCATTCGTAAATTAGTCGCAGAGTCTGACGTTCTAATTGAAAACTACAAAGTCAGCCAACTAGTCAAATATGGTCTTGACTATGCTGCTCTACAAAAAATCAAGCCCGATTTAATCTACTGCTCGATAACGGGCTTTGGTCAAACTGGTCCTTATGCCAATCGCCCAGGCTATGACATGATTGTTGAGGGCATGGGTGGCTTCATGAGTGTGACCGGAGAAGCAGAAAATGTTCCTGGGGCTTCACCGCAAAAAGCGGGGGTGCCCATTGCCGATATTTTGACAGGCATGTATGCAACGAATGCAATCATGGCAGCCCTGATGTATCGCGATCGCACTGGTGAAGGACAATGCATCGATATGGCTTTACTCGATACACAAATTGCAGTCATGGCTAATGCAGCCAGTGCTTATTTATGTTCTGGAGAAATTCCGCAACGCTTAGGAAATACATCGGCAACGATCGTGCCCTATCAAACTTTCCCAACATCCGATAGTTGGATCATTGTTGCAGCTGGAAACAATAGTCAGTTCAAACACTTTGTTACTGTAGGTGGTCAGGCGCAGTTAGCCGATGATCCTCGTTTTCACGATAACCCTGAGCGGGTTAAGCATCGTGATCAACTCATACCACTTTTAGAGGCAATGACACGCCACAAGACTAAAGCGCAATGGATTGATTTGCTTGAAGAGGCGAAAGTACCCTGTGGTCCTATCAATAACTTCAAAGAGGTTTTTGAAGACCCACAGGTTATGGCCAGAGGGATTGAGCTTACCGTTCCCCATCCAGCGTTAGGTCAAATGAAATTGGTTGCCAGTCCAATGCATTTATCCAAATCGCCAGTGCAGTACAAAATGCCGCCACCCATGTTGGGGCAGCATACTCGAGAAGTTTTGCAGGAACGCCTGCAACTAGACGCTCAAGCGATAGAGAAACTCTATGACAAAGGTGTTTTGTGA